A stretch of DNA from Pongo abelii isolate AG06213 chromosome 10, NHGRI_mPonAbe1-v2.0_pri, whole genome shotgun sequence:
GACAGACCACCAGAATATTTAGTTCTATGACAAATACCTTATTTGAGGAGCTCATGAGCCTCATGACCAGTCACTTCTAGAGAGTGCAGGAGTTCAGAGTGTCCCAGCTCCTTTTGCTCTTCAGTGTTTCAAGATATCTGTGTGGAGAAGCTGTTTTCTTGCAAAGAAGTTATGATCTCTGGATTGTCATGCCATCATTGGCACAAAACTCCCCTCTGGAAGAGGAGCTGTTCGCCAGAAATATTTTCTCAGTGTGATTTATGGCATTCCACCTGGCTCTCTCCATCAGTCTCTACTAGCAGAGCCACTCCCAAATGACCCAGAGccatcctttccactccaatggAGAGGCTTCCAGAACATGCTGCAGTTGGGTCCTTGGCATTGACTTGCAACTGAAGCTCCTCAGGAGTTGGTAGGAGGAAGTAGAGGGACTGGTGTCTGTAGCTCCTGGCTTTCCTCTCTGACCAACGCATAGCGCCTGGCTTTTCTAGGGTCGGGCTCTGGCGTCTCCTCTGCCCATCTCCCCACACGGCGCACACCTTTGGCCACCTTGGGTGCGTTCCTGCAAGGATTGTGGTCATAGATGACCAGCTTCAGACTTGACAGGTGGGCCAGGCTGGGGAAGTAACGGATGCTGTTCCAGTCCACATCAATCACCTCCAGGAAGGGCATGTGAAGCAGCACAGCGGGAAAGTCAGTTAGCCGGTTGCCTGAGAGCCAGATGGTCCTCAGCTCCTGGAGGTGCCGGAGCTGGCCTGGCAGCAAACGCAGGGCGTTGGAGCCGGCATGTAGAGTCTTAAGGAGACGCAGCTCACAGACCACATCCGGCAGCTGGGTGAGGCAGTTGGCCTCGATCCACAGGGTCCTGAGGTTCTGGAGCAGGCTCAGCTCACTGGGGAGGTCGCAGAGTTTGTTGTTGCCCAGGTAGAGGATGCAGAGCTGTTTCAAGGTGCACACCACCTGGGGCAGAGCCTTGAAGTTGTTGAAATCCAAGGCCAGAATCTGCAGGTTCTGTAGCTGCCCCAACTCCGGAGGCAGGCTATTGAGGTGGTTGTCGCTCAGGTAGAGCTTGACCAGCTCCCTGAAGGAGCACACGTGCAGGGGAAAGCGGCGTAACTGGCTCCCACTCAGATCCACCATCTTGTCCAGCGGCATCTCACGGAGGTCCCTGACCACATAGTTCTGGCAACGGTCAGCAGGGATGAAGGCCACGAGGGCCCTGATGGTGTTCCCCATGCGGAGGCTGGGGGCATGGTGAGCCCCAGAGGACAGACTCACTGAGCGGGGCTGGCTCAGCTGACTGCTCTGGGGCCTATCCTACCCTCCCATTATAACTTGGGGATTGCATGACAAAAGCCAGTCACTTTGACAGAGAAAAGTGCTCCTGATAGCAACTTGAGTGTCCGGCGACAGCGCAACAGTCTGGCAGGGGCTGGGAGGCCATGTCTGACTCACATGCTTGCCTTTAATCACCTAAGCCCCAATCCCTTTTATcaactttttttcatttcaagCTGAAAATagctttgctgttttttttccctaatgataaaatattaacacATTACATAAAggtgtaaaagaagaaaatgaaaaacacccATAGTTCTGTTACCCAGAGATAAATActgtacacatgcatgtgtcctCTAGCCTTTTTGCTATAAgtaatcatttgttttttaaaattgcactttaggagcttttttttttttttttttttggacagggtctcattctgtcacacaggcgggagtgcagtggtgcaatcttggctcactacagcttcta
This window harbors:
- the LRRC10 gene encoding leucine-rich repeat-containing protein 10, with protein sequence MGNTIRALVAFIPADRCQNYVVRDLREMPLDKMVDLSGSQLRRFPLHVCSFRELVKLYLSDNHLNSLPPELGQLQNLQILALDFNNFKALPQVVCTLKQLCILYLGNNKLCDLPSELSLLQNLRTLWIEANCLTQLPDVVCELRLLKTLHAGSNALRLLPGQLRHLQELRTIWLSGNRLTDFPAVLLHMPFLEVIDVDWNSIRYFPSLAHLSSLKLVIYDHNPCRNAPKVAKGVRRVGRWAEETPEPDPRKARRYALVREESQELQTPVPLLPPTNS